The following proteins come from a genomic window of Gordonia westfalica:
- a CDS encoding PadR family transcriptional regulator: MPSAVAASLVSLLDDLAERARDQINEPDLRPAISLVYDLGRLIAAGPEDDIRLAQAAVAGAREQLEVDGHVINTPEKALLGKERQAYLAGALWAINELMTVRLEQLGTARTPGDTTRRGQIRALVLEGLIAEGTVTPTELQARINKGGIDVRLDEISRTLGDLFSDDIVTPTQPGPGSDRRRKYFALTDAGRRKVAESAE; encoded by the coding sequence ATGCCTTCAGCGGTTGCCGCTTCCCTCGTGTCACTTCTCGACGACCTCGCGGAACGCGCTCGAGACCAGATCAACGAGCCCGACCTGCGGCCGGCGATCAGCTTGGTCTACGACCTCGGCCGCCTGATTGCCGCCGGCCCGGAGGACGATATTCGGCTGGCCCAAGCCGCGGTCGCGGGGGCGCGCGAACAACTCGAAGTCGACGGCCACGTGATCAACACCCCGGAGAAGGCCCTGCTCGGGAAGGAACGTCAGGCCTACCTCGCCGGAGCCTTGTGGGCGATCAATGAGCTCATGACCGTTCGGCTCGAACAACTCGGCACCGCGCGCACCCCCGGCGACACGACGCGCCGCGGTCAGATCCGAGCGCTCGTCCTAGAAGGCCTCATCGCCGAGGGCACTGTCACGCCGACCGAACTGCAGGCACGGATCAACAAGGGCGGCATCGATGTTCGCCTCGATGAGATCTCGCGAACCCTTGGCGACCTCTTCAGCGACGACATTGTGACGCCCACCCAGCCAGGCCCGGGCTCCGATCGGCGCCGCAAGTATTTCGCCCTCACCGACGCGGGTCGACGAAAGGTCGCGGAGAGTGCGGAGTAG
- a CDS encoding O-antigen ligase family protein, translated as MSLMILMLAVALAFACGLAYLEPRAGVGLVLIGYATIPFAAHISFAGVHVCTVLALAVACTRLLIPSEDLPPRSRRLLPTIPLGAIALVAVFLVGSVVSEILKASSPGGAIGFWLNFVVAPVLIFVMCCDLAERYENFYRLLASGYIAVAVAQSILAFLVSMDVVRQPYLDDYSKRFWWRIVEESNRQMGTIDHPLDLGLLIASAIPLLALIRRAWVTYFSLVALVAGVLVTQSRIALVGAAVGVVFLILKSSMTTMRRAILAVGVLVSYSVFNALGAFEAISGRIQDDSGSAEARRNAWTVILPDGLRFIPSGVGIQRVKAFVASQYGLETSPESALLGYLVGFGAVLTICFFAGLLWIVMSRLRVDRTVSPGLASFCIVFVSIQLYSSISSGSTATAYILWLCVFFAFAHERDIEPGDQPAPAVTRSRNLGATVSL; from the coding sequence ATGTCACTGATGATCCTGATGTTGGCCGTAGCGTTGGCGTTCGCCTGCGGCCTGGCGTATCTGGAACCACGCGCCGGCGTTGGTCTTGTACTGATCGGATACGCCACCATTCCGTTCGCTGCGCACATCTCATTTGCGGGTGTGCATGTGTGTACGGTCCTGGCGCTCGCAGTTGCGTGCACTCGCCTTCTGATCCCGAGTGAAGATCTTCCACCCCGATCGCGACGACTTCTGCCCACGATTCCCCTGGGCGCGATCGCGTTAGTAGCGGTCTTCCTAGTTGGCTCGGTCGTATCCGAGATACTCAAGGCATCTAGTCCGGGCGGAGCAATAGGGTTCTGGCTGAATTTCGTCGTTGCGCCTGTGCTGATTTTCGTAATGTGCTGCGACTTAGCGGAGCGATACGAGAATTTCTATCGATTACTGGCATCCGGGTACATCGCGGTGGCAGTAGCACAGAGCATTCTGGCCTTCCTTGTCTCTATGGATGTGGTCAGACAGCCATACCTGGATGACTACTCGAAGCGTTTCTGGTGGAGAATTGTCGAAGAATCGAACCGTCAGATGGGAACGATCGATCACCCCTTGGACCTGGGCTTGTTGATAGCCTCAGCCATTCCGCTTCTCGCGCTGATTCGGCGAGCGTGGGTAACGTACTTTTCGCTTGTTGCACTTGTGGCCGGCGTGCTCGTGACGCAATCACGAATAGCGCTGGTTGGGGCCGCTGTAGGGGTAGTTTTCCTCATCCTAAAGAGTTCGATGACCACAATGCGACGAGCGATTCTAGCGGTCGGTGTGCTCGTTTCCTATAGCGTTTTCAACGCTTTGGGCGCTTTCGAAGCGATCTCTGGTCGCATTCAGGACGACTCTGGCTCGGCAGAAGCGCGCCGCAACGCCTGGACTGTCATTCTTCCAGATGGTCTCAGGTTTATCCCTTCTGGCGTTGGAATTCAGAGGGTTAAAGCATTTGTTGCCTCTCAGTACGGCCTGGAGACAAGTCCGGAATCGGCACTTCTCGGATACTTGGTTGGTTTCGGTGCTGTGCTTACGATTTGCTTCTTCGCCGGTTTGCTGTGGATAGTCATGTCCAGGCTCCGCGTCGATCGAACAGTGAGCCCGGGATTGGCATCGTTCTGCATAGTGTTTGTTTCCATTCAGCTCTATTCCTCCATCAGTAGCGGGTCGACGGCCACTGCATATATTCTGTGGCTCTGTGTGTTCTTTGCGTTTGCCCATGAGCGCGACATCGAACCGGGGGATCAACCGGCACCGGCTGTCACTCGATCGCGAAACCTGGGGGCCACGGTATCGCTTTGA